One stretch of Streptomyces sp. R21 DNA includes these proteins:
- a CDS encoding DUF2231 domain-containing protein: MSFTVVNGLPAHVLFVHFVIVLIPLSALALVICAIRPNAARRLGVALPLLALVSLASVPLATHAGEWLEEHVGSDALVRKHAELGDGLLPWALGLFVLATVVWWAARGTSDGRTEGRGIARLSSTPVRVAAVVLSLAVSIGAVVDVYRIGDSGAKAAWHDGFSKSASGQDH, translated from the coding sequence ATGAGCTTCACCGTGGTCAACGGCCTGCCCGCGCACGTCCTGTTCGTGCACTTCGTCATCGTGCTCATACCTCTGAGCGCGCTGGCGCTCGTCATCTGCGCGATCCGGCCGAACGCCGCGCGGCGCCTCGGTGTCGCTCTTCCGCTCCTCGCCCTCGTGAGCCTCGCGAGCGTGCCCCTCGCCACGCACGCCGGAGAGTGGCTCGAGGAGCACGTCGGCAGCGACGCTCTGGTCCGCAAGCACGCCGAACTCGGCGACGGCCTGCTGCCGTGGGCCCTCGGACTCTTCGTGCTGGCCACGGTGGTCTGGTGGGCGGCCCGCGGCACCTCCGACGGCCGGACCGAGGGGCGCGGCATAGCCCGCCTGTCCTCCACCCCCGTGCGCGTCGCCGCGGTCGTCCTCTCCCTCGCCGTCTCGATCGGCGCCGTGGTGGACGTCTACCGCATCGGCGACTCGGGGGCGAAGGCCGCCTGGCATGACGGCTTCTCGAAGTCGGCGTCGGGCCAGGACCACTGA
- a CDS encoding MurR/RpiR family transcriptional regulator, whose protein sequence is MSSPQQARAQASAITSGRTAAEAGPAPTSQLRQLFDGPRLSPGQRRIAQYLIENITEAAFLSITDLAERVGVSQPSVTRFASAMGFSGYPALREKLQSIALSTLAGAPGAPAEDQGNELQSAVDAEIENLENLRRDFGDPDQVIRIGRALSLSTPLTVLGLRISCSLAEYFAYAARRIHPDVRLVTRGGSVAYDAILQSREAGGSWMLAFAMPRHAQETLTAVRVARSAGLKVALVTDLALGPLKDEADAAFVVGTGSRLVFDSYAAPVVMSAALLQAMTDADPERTQARLEDYEQIAEEHQFFLKD, encoded by the coding sequence GTGTCATCGCCGCAGCAGGCACGCGCGCAGGCGTCTGCGATCACCTCGGGCCGTACGGCGGCCGAGGCGGGCCCTGCTCCGACGTCCCAGCTCAGGCAGCTGTTCGACGGTCCCAGGCTCTCTCCCGGACAGCGACGTATCGCGCAGTACCTGATCGAGAACATCACCGAGGCGGCGTTCCTTTCGATCACTGATCTCGCGGAGCGCGTCGGGGTGAGCCAGCCCTCGGTGACCCGTTTCGCGTCCGCGATGGGCTTCAGCGGTTACCCCGCGCTACGGGAGAAGCTCCAGTCGATCGCGCTGAGCACCCTCGCCGGCGCCCCGGGCGCGCCGGCGGAGGACCAAGGCAACGAGCTGCAGTCGGCGGTGGACGCCGAGATCGAGAACCTGGAGAACCTGCGGCGGGACTTCGGCGATCCGGACCAGGTCATCCGCATCGGCCGGGCGCTGTCGCTGTCGACACCGCTGACGGTCCTGGGGCTGCGCATCTCCTGTTCGCTGGCCGAGTACTTCGCGTACGCCGCCCGCCGCATCCATCCCGATGTGCGGCTGGTGACGCGGGGTGGCAGCGTCGCCTACGACGCCATCCTCCAGTCGCGCGAGGCCGGCGGCTCCTGGATGCTCGCGTTCGCGATGCCCCGGCACGCCCAGGAGACGCTGACGGCGGTGCGGGTGGCGCGCAGCGCGGGGCTGAAGGTGGCCCTGGTGACCGACCTCGCGCTCGGTCCGCTGAAGGACGAGGCGGACGCCGCCTTCGTCGTGGGGACCGGCTCACGTCTCGTCTTCGACTCCTACGCCGCGCCCGTCGTGATGTCCGCGGCGCTGCTCCAGGCCATGACCGACGCCGATCCGGAGCGGACGCAGGCCCGCCTGGAGGACTACGAGCAGATCGCCGAGGAGCACCAGTTCTTCCTGAAGGACTGA
- a CDS encoding MBL fold metallo-hydrolase, protein MGEARALDVHWIHGSPSAKHNTDPDIQVHAHDEHTVILRQNMAIDYEAPFMFLLFGEERAVLIDTGATASADFFPLRRVVDELMDGWLAAHPRDGYELLVLHTHPHGDHVAGDGQFAGRPGTQVVDAALDSASAFFGFGDDPEGVARVDLGGRVLECLATPGHHQAAVTFHDPWTGFLFTGDTVYRGRLYVEDWAAFTRTVDRLIAFCSRRRVTHVLGCHIEMTRQPGRDYPVRTTYQPDEPPLEMTPDHLRAIRAAIETVGERPGQHTFDDFVISKV, encoded by the coding sequence ATGGGTGAAGCACGGGCGCTGGACGTGCACTGGATCCACGGGTCGCCGTCGGCCAAGCACAACACGGATCCCGACATCCAGGTCCACGCCCACGACGAGCACACGGTCATCCTGCGGCAGAACATGGCGATCGACTACGAAGCGCCGTTCATGTTCCTGCTGTTCGGCGAGGAACGGGCCGTGCTCATCGACACCGGGGCCACCGCCTCGGCCGACTTCTTCCCGCTGCGCCGCGTGGTCGACGAGCTGATGGACGGCTGGCTCGCCGCCCATCCCCGGGACGGGTACGAACTGCTGGTGCTGCACACGCATCCGCACGGCGACCATGTCGCGGGCGACGGCCAGTTCGCCGGCCGCCCCGGCACGCAAGTGGTGGACGCGGCCCTCGACAGCGCCTCGGCGTTCTTCGGCTTCGGCGACGATCCCGAGGGCGTCGCCCGGGTCGACCTCGGTGGCCGCGTCCTGGAGTGCCTGGCCACTCCGGGCCATCATCAGGCGGCCGTGACGTTCCACGACCCCTGGACCGGATTCCTGTTCACCGGTGACACGGTCTATCGCGGCCGCCTGTACGTCGAGGACTGGGCGGCCTTCACCCGCACCGTCGACCGACTGATCGCCTTCTGTTCCCGGCGACGGGTCACCCATGTGCTCGGCTGTCACATCGAGATGACACGGCAACCCGGCCGGGACTATCCCGTGCGCACCACCTATCAGCCCGACGAGCCGCCGCTGGAGATGACGCCGGATCACCTGCGGGCGATCCGTGCGGCGATCGAGACGGTGGGCGAACGCCCCGGGCAGCACACGTTCGACGATTTCGTCATCTCGAAGGTGTGA
- a CDS encoding YkvA family protein translates to MDSTAWTALLIVVAVLAVAALGVALALLVRLVRTRRDLRRAGLPSGPKWIFWGAVLYLVLPTDLLPDPVYLDDIGVLLLALRSLRTRTELTDAPDRGNPRTPVER, encoded by the coding sequence ATGGATTCCACGGCATGGACGGCCCTCCTCATCGTCGTCGCGGTCCTGGCGGTCGCCGCGCTGGGGGTGGCGCTCGCCCTCCTCGTCCGGCTCGTCCGCACCCGCCGCGATCTGCGCCGCGCCGGGCTTCCGTCGGGGCCGAAGTGGATCTTCTGGGGCGCCGTCCTGTATCTCGTGCTCCCCACCGATCTGCTCCCCGACCCCGTGTACCTGGACGACATCGGCGTCCTCCTGCTGGCCCTGCGCTCACTGCGCACCCGTACGGAGCTGACCGACGCTCCCGACCGCGGGAACCCCCGCACGCCCGTGGAACGTTGA
- a CDS encoding CAP domain-containing protein, with amino-acid sequence MSELVPGGNVPLPDGTLTLRVPGPFDVSALITDDSGKVRGDGDFVFYNQPTAPGARLSGDALTLDPPALRTGASRVTVVVSPADPSTRLGLLPAPTVHVTGPGGGVVARFTPPRPQQETVLLLAEVYRRGAAWKLRALGQGYADGLGGLARDFGVDVTEDAATTTGQPAGGNGEHPDPDGFLGLVNSVRARAGSPAVSFHPRLAAAAHAHATGMAAHGRLDSESPDGTSVYQRITSGGYTYLTVGEHLVSGPRTPGEFVEYCLSAERSRLTLHDPAFSQAGWAYVADGRSGDMYWTALWAQPFTPAGLTRAASEVTALTNTERAAAGLAPLTGDPLLTTAAQAHSADMVARAFYSHTSPDGREPWDRAAAAGSTRRTIGENIACGQRSPAEVVRGWMNSPGHRANILKPDFTHIGVGLAGGGKMGTYWTQLFGG; translated from the coding sequence ATGAGCGAGCTGGTTCCCGGGGGCAACGTGCCCCTTCCGGACGGCACCCTGACCCTGCGGGTGCCGGGCCCCTTCGACGTGTCCGCGCTCATCACCGACGACAGCGGGAAAGTGCGCGGCGACGGCGACTTCGTGTTCTACAACCAGCCCACCGCGCCCGGGGCCCGGCTCTCCGGCGACGCCCTCACGCTCGACCCGCCCGCCCTGCGGACCGGAGCCAGCCGGGTCACCGTGGTCGTCAGCCCCGCCGATCCGTCGACCCGGCTGGGACTGCTGCCCGCGCCCACCGTGCACGTCACCGGCCCCGGCGGCGGAGTCGTCGCCCGGTTCACCCCGCCTCGCCCGCAGCAGGAGACGGTGCTGCTGCTCGCCGAGGTCTACCGGCGCGGCGCGGCATGGAAACTGCGCGCCCTGGGCCAGGGGTACGCGGACGGACTGGGGGGCCTGGCCCGGGACTTCGGGGTCGACGTGACGGAGGACGCCGCGACAACCACGGGGCAGCCCGCCGGCGGGAACGGCGAACATCCCGATCCGGACGGCTTCCTCGGCCTGGTGAACTCCGTGCGCGCCAGGGCCGGCTCTCCTGCCGTGTCCTTCCATCCGCGTCTGGCGGCCGCGGCGCACGCGCACGCCACCGGCATGGCGGCGCACGGACGCCTCGACTCCGAGAGCCCCGACGGCACCTCCGTCTACCAGCGCATCACCTCCGGCGGCTACACCTATCTGACGGTCGGCGAGCACCTCGTCTCCGGCCCGCGCACCCCCGGCGAGTTCGTGGAGTACTGCCTCTCCGCCGAGCGGTCGCGGCTCACGCTGCACGACCCGGCGTTCAGCCAGGCGGGTTGGGCGTACGTCGCCGACGGGCGGTCCGGTGACATGTACTGGACCGCGCTGTGGGCGCAGCCCTTCACTCCCGCGGGCCTGACGCGTGCGGCGAGCGAGGTCACCGCCCTCACCAACACCGAGCGGGCCGCGGCGGGGCTGGCACCACTGACCGGCGATCCCCTGCTGACCACTGCTGCGCAGGCGCACAGCGCCGACATGGTGGCCCGTGCCTTCTACTCCCACACTTCGCCCGACGGCCGCGAGCCCTGGGACCGGGCGGCCGCCGCGGGCAGCACGCGCCGCACCATCGGGGAGAACATCGCCTGCGGCCAGCGCTCCCCCGCGGAGGTCGTACGGGGCTGGATGAACAGCCCCGGCCATCGCGCCAACATCCTCAAACCCGACTTCACCCACATAGGCGTCGGCCTGGCGGGCGGCGGCAAGATGGGCACCTACTGGACGCAGCTCTTCGGCGGCTGA
- a CDS encoding serine hydrolase domain-containing protein gives MVSGTVGTGTALGAVLLSLLAAPAQAATTAATGGADRVTTAAAAKLAAPDDAGLREVLRSAMAQGAPGAMARIDDNGTVHRLAEGVADRATGRALSNSDRFRVGSVSKSFSAVVLLQLVDEGKLNLDTSVNTYLPGLLPDDRITVRHVMSHRSGLYDYTDEMFAKTVPGFESVRNKVFTYQELVNLSLKKPLNNAPGAAYSYSNTNFVVAGMLIEKLTGHSVRTEYQNRIFKPLNLTDTFYVHPKTAIPGRHAGGYLTPDEAGAPLVDSTEQTVSWAQSAGAIISTTHDLDTFFSSLMRGKLMSAAQLTQMQQWVTVNSTQGYGLGLRRRDLSCGVSVYGHTGTVQGFYTYSFTSKDGKRSITALANTSNNGNVLTTMARTLDSAFCGKPTKAAARVAAPVERHEDIAPDIALN, from the coding sequence ATGGTCTCAGGAACGGTGGGCACAGGCACGGCGCTCGGCGCGGTGCTGTTGTCCCTCCTGGCAGCCCCCGCACAGGCCGCGACCACCGCGGCAACGGGCGGCGCCGACCGCGTCACGACGGCTGCCGCGGCGAAGTTGGCCGCCCCCGACGACGCGGGACTGCGCGAGGTGCTGCGCTCCGCGATGGCCCAGGGAGCCCCTGGAGCGATGGCGAGGATCGACGACAACGGCACGGTCCACCGGCTGGCCGAGGGCGTTGCCGACCGGGCCACCGGACGGGCGCTGAGCAACAGCGACCGGTTCCGCGTCGGCAGTGTCAGCAAGAGCTTCTCCGCCGTGGTGCTGCTGCAGCTGGTCGACGAGGGCAAGTTGAACCTGGACACCTCGGTCAACACGTATCTGCCCGGGCTGCTGCCCGACGACCGGATCACCGTGCGCCATGTGATGAGCCACCGCAGTGGCCTGTACGACTACACCGACGAGATGTTCGCGAAGACGGTCCCGGGCTTCGAGTCCGTCCGCAACAAGGTCTTCACCTACCAGGAGTTGGTGAACCTCTCGCTCAAGAAGCCGCTCAACAACGCGCCGGGAGCCGCCTATTCGTACTCCAACACCAACTTCGTCGTCGCGGGCATGCTGATCGAGAAGCTCACCGGCCACTCCGTGCGCACGGAGTACCAGAACCGCATCTTCAAGCCGCTGAACCTGACCGACACTTTCTACGTGCACCCCAAGACGGCGATTCCGGGCCGCCACGCGGGCGGCTACCTCACCCCGGACGAGGCCGGCGCGCCGCTGGTGGACTCCACCGAGCAGACCGTCTCCTGGGCCCAGAGCGCGGGCGCGATCATCTCCACCACGCACGACCTGGACACCTTCTTCTCCTCGCTGATGCGCGGCAAGCTCATGTCCGCCGCCCAACTCACGCAGATGCAGCAGTGGGTGACGGTCAACAGCACCCAGGGCTACGGCCTCGGGCTGCGCCGGCGTGACCTGTCGTGCGGTGTCTCCGTGTACGGGCACACGGGCACCGTGCAGGGCTTCTACACGTACTCCTTCACGTCGAAGGACGGCAAGCGCAGCATCACCGCGCTCGCCAACACCTCCAACAACGGGAACGTGCTCACCACCATGGCCCGCACGCTGGACTCGGCGTTCTGCGGCAAGCCGACCAAGGCCGCCGCGCGCGTGGCTGCCCCCGTGGAGCGGCACGAGGACATCGCACCGGACATCGCCCTGAACTGA
- a CDS encoding zinc-dependent alcohol dehydrogenase family protein — protein sequence MATTVRFHEIGGPEVLRLDDVEPGEPGTGEVRIRVEAIGINRAEVLFRSDQYIEPVKQLPARLGTEAAGVIEAVGPDVSGFRVGQAVSVVPGFFSQNDYGVYAERTIVPAAALLHRPDGVDAVTGAAVWMPYLTAYGAMAEVGGIRAGDVAVLTAASSSVGLAAISTANRVGATPIAVTRTRAKRQRLLDAGAAEVIVSEEEDVTARVLELTAGRGAEFVFDAVAGPGVVTLAQGVAPGGTLFLWGAQSGQPTPYPGFDLGMPALNMRTFTVLEITRDPQRMRRAEAFVASGLRTGALRPVVDRLFPLEEIVQVHQHMESNSQFGKIVVTVAH from the coding sequence ATGGCGACGACGGTGCGGTTCCATGAGATCGGTGGGCCCGAAGTGCTGCGGCTGGATGACGTGGAGCCTGGGGAGCCGGGGACCGGCGAGGTGCGGATCCGGGTGGAGGCGATCGGGATCAACCGGGCCGAGGTGCTGTTCCGCAGCGATCAGTACATCGAGCCGGTCAAGCAGCTGCCCGCCAGGCTCGGCACCGAGGCCGCCGGTGTGATCGAGGCGGTCGGCCCGGACGTGTCCGGATTCCGGGTGGGGCAGGCGGTCAGTGTCGTGCCCGGCTTCTTCTCGCAGAACGACTACGGCGTCTACGCCGAGCGGACGATCGTGCCCGCGGCCGCTCTCCTGCACCGTCCCGACGGAGTCGACGCGGTGACCGGCGCCGCGGTGTGGATGCCCTACCTCACGGCCTACGGCGCGATGGCGGAGGTGGGCGGGATACGGGCGGGCGACGTCGCGGTGCTGACCGCGGCCTCCAGCAGCGTCGGGCTGGCCGCGATCAGTACGGCCAACCGTGTGGGCGCCACGCCGATCGCGGTCACCCGCACCCGCGCGAAGCGGCAGAGGCTGCTCGACGCGGGCGCGGCCGAAGTGATCGTCTCCGAGGAGGAGGACGTCACGGCGCGCGTGCTGGAGCTGACCGCTGGAAGGGGCGCCGAGTTCGTCTTCGACGCCGTTGCCGGGCCGGGTGTGGTGACACTGGCCCAAGGTGTGGCCCCCGGCGGGACGCTGTTCCTGTGGGGCGCGCAGAGCGGGCAGCCGACGCCCTATCCGGGGTTCGACCTGGGCATGCCCGCCCTGAACATGCGGACGTTCACAGTGCTGGAGATCACCAGGGATCCGCAACGGATGCGCCGCGCCGAGGCGTTCGTCGCCTCGGGTCTGCGCACCGGCGCCCTCCGCCCCGTGGTGGACCGCCTGTTCCCGCTGGAGGAGATCGTTCAGGTCCATCAACACATGGAGTCCAACAGCCAGTTCGGCAAGATCGTGGTCACCGTGGCGCACTGA
- a CDS encoding nucleoside/nucleotide kinase family protein: protein MSSAAKPSPPDRVRSEESRSMTLDDLLERATALVRPGHRAILGITGSPGAGKTTLAEHLVRELNGDGPPWVAHVPMDGFHLADVELERLGRRDRKGAPDTFDAAGYAALLRRLRDEEDYGGVVYAPGFERVLEQPIAGAIPVPRAARLVITEGNYLLLREDVWARVRAQLDEVWFCDLSEEERIRRLVARHEEFGKDHDTAVAWALGTDQRNADLVSATRARADLVVATAGLALPAES from the coding sequence CTGTCCTCGGCAGCAAAACCGTCGCCGCCCGACCGAGTACGGAGTGAGGAATCGCGTTCCATGACCCTCGACGACCTTCTGGAGCGGGCGACTGCGCTCGTACGTCCTGGCCACCGCGCGATCCTCGGGATCACCGGCAGCCCCGGCGCGGGCAAGACGACGCTCGCCGAACACCTGGTCCGGGAGCTGAACGGCGACGGACCGCCCTGGGTGGCGCACGTCCCCATGGACGGTTTCCATCTCGCCGACGTGGAGCTGGAGCGGCTGGGCCGGCGCGACCGCAAGGGCGCGCCGGACACGTTCGACGCGGCCGGGTACGCGGCGCTGCTGCGGCGCCTGCGCGACGAGGAGGACTACGGCGGCGTCGTGTACGCGCCGGGATTCGAGCGGGTCCTGGAGCAGCCGATCGCGGGCGCGATCCCGGTGCCGCGCGCCGCCCGGCTCGTCATCACCGAGGGCAACTACCTGTTGCTGCGGGAGGACGTGTGGGCGCGGGTCCGGGCGCAGCTGGACGAGGTGTGGTTCTGCGACCTGTCAGAGGAGGAGCGGATCCGCCGACTCGTCGCCCGCCACGAGGAGTTCGGCAAGGACCACGACACGGCGGTGGCCTGGGCACTGGGCACGGACCAGCGGAACGCGGACCTGGTCAGCGCGACCCGCGCACGGGCGGACCTGGTCGTGGCGACCGCCGGCCTCGCCCTGCCGGCCGAGAGTTAG
- a CDS encoding carbohydrate ABC transporter permease, which translates to MTTTDIPRTADTGPGRAVSKKRPRRAGNGGLRRAVSATTLLWILACLYGLPVLWFILSSLKPASDLFSYPLTLVPHNPTLSGYLTAWRSANFSQYFINTAIVCVITTILTVGVSCCTGYALAKYDNKWLKAFFICILATTMLPSEVMLAPEFLVVRNLGLYNSFSGIILPAVLTATGCFMFRQFFLTVPDELVEAARIDGARELSIFLRIMVPLSRPIMLTLAILSFQWRWNDYIWPLLMLNDPNKFTVQIGIQSIVGAQNINWSVLLGASVISMIPLIVIFLVFQRYVMGADINAGLKD; encoded by the coding sequence ATGACAACCACAGACATCCCGCGCACGGCCGACACCGGTCCCGGACGGGCCGTCTCCAAGAAGCGGCCCCGCAGAGCGGGCAACGGTGGGCTCCGCCGTGCGGTGTCCGCGACGACACTGCTGTGGATCCTGGCGTGTCTGTACGGGCTGCCGGTGCTGTGGTTCATCCTCAGCTCCCTCAAGCCGGCCAGCGACCTGTTCTCCTATCCGCTGACGCTGGTTCCGCACAACCCCACCCTGTCGGGCTACCTCACGGCGTGGCGCAGTGCCAACTTCTCCCAGTACTTCATCAACACGGCCATCGTGTGCGTGATCACGACGATCCTCACGGTGGGAGTCAGCTGCTGCACCGGGTACGCGCTGGCCAAGTACGACAACAAGTGGCTCAAGGCGTTCTTCATCTGCATCCTGGCCACCACGATGCTGCCGTCCGAGGTCATGCTCGCCCCGGAGTTCCTGGTGGTCCGCAACCTCGGCCTCTACAACTCCTTCAGCGGCATCATCCTCCCGGCCGTGCTCACCGCGACCGGATGCTTCATGTTCCGCCAGTTCTTCCTGACGGTTCCCGACGAACTAGTGGAAGCCGCACGCATCGACGGCGCCCGCGAACTGTCGATCTTCCTGCGGATCATGGTGCCGCTCTCCCGGCCCATCATGCTGACCCTCGCCATCCTGTCCTTCCAGTGGCGGTGGAACGACTACATCTGGCCGCTCCTCATGCTCAACGACCCCAACAAGTTCACCGTGCAGATCGGCATCCAGAGCATCGTCGGCGCGCAGAACATCAACTGGTCGGTACTGCTCGGGGCCTCGGTCATCTCCATGATCCCGCTGATCGTGATCTTCCTGGTCTTCCAGCGCTACGTCATGGGCGCCGACATCAACGCCGGCCTGAAGGACTGA